The sequence ACGGGCAGGGCAACTCTCGTGAGCACATCGGCTGGATCATGGGCCACTCGATGGAAGGGCTGATCCACCACTTCAAGCGAGTCACCGAAGATCTGTGGGTGCCGCCGGGGCAGGTGTTCGTCTCGGTCGAGTCGCCTCGCGGCGAACTGGGGGTGCACATGGTCAGCGACGGCGGTACCCGGCCCTACCGGGTGCACTACCGGGACCCGTCGTTCACCAACCTGCAGGCGGTGGCCGCGATGAGCGAGGGCGGGCTGATCGCCGACGTGATCGCCGCGGTCGCCAGCATCGACCCGGTCATGGGCGGGGTGGACCGGTGAGCGCGCCGGGCGGCGAGATCGACAAGGCCGGCGTCAACAAGACCGGGCGCGGCCGGTTGATGCCGCCCACCGCCGGGACCGACGGCAAGCGAATCTTCCTGCAGCTGGGCCGCCAGCCCGAAGAACCCAATCAGTTCAACCACCCGGGCGCCCCCACCACCTACTCACCCGAGGTGCGAGCCCGGCTCGAGGCCGACGCCAAGGAGATCATCGGCCGCTACCCGCAGCCGCGCTCGGCGATCCTGCCGCTGCTGCACCTGGTGCAGTCGCAGGACACCTACGTCACCCCGGCCGGCCTGTCGTTCGTCGCGGAGCTGCTCGGGCTGACCAGCGCCGACGTCGCCGGGGTCGCGTCGTTCTATTCGATGTACCGGCGTGATCCCACCGGTAAGTACCTGGTCGGCGTCTGCACCAACACGCTGTGCGCGGTGATGGGCGGCGACGCCATCTACGACGGCCTCAAGGAGCACCTGGGCGTCGGCAACGATCAGACCACTGCGGACGGGTCGGTCACCCTGCAGCACATCGAGTGCAACGCCGCGTGCGACTACGCACCGGTGGTGATGGTCAACTGGGAGTTCTTCGACAACCAGACCCCGGAATCGGCGCGCGAACTGGTCGACAAATTGCGCGACGACGCCGAGGTACGGCCCACCCGCGGGATGCCGCTGTGCAGTTTCGCGGCAACCGAACGGATTCTCGCCGGCTTCCCCGACGAACGCTCCGACGACGGCCAAGGCGGTGCCGGCGCGGCGACGCTGGCCGGCCTGCAGGTGGCGCGCGAGCACGGGATGACGGCTCCGGAGCCGGGCAGCAACGCCGATAGGGGTGCGAAATGACCCTTACCAAAGGAACACCGCCCGAGGGCACACCGCTGACTCCGGTGCTCAGCAGCTACTGGGACGAACCCGAGTCGTGGACGCTGGAGACGTACCGCCGCCATGACGGCTACGTCGGGATGAAGCGCGCGCTGGCGATGACGCCCGATGAGGTCATCGAACTGGTCAAAGACTCCGGGTTGCGTGGCCGAGGCGGCGCCGGGTTCTCCACCGGAACCAAATGGTCCTTCGTGCCGCAGGGCGACGAAGGCCCCGCGGCAAAGCCCCACTACCTACTGGTCAATGCCGACGAGTCCGAGCCTGGCACCTGCAAGGACATGCCGCTGCTGATGGCGACACCGCATGTGCTCATCGAGGGCATGATCGTGTGCTGCTACGCGATCCGGGCCCGCCACGCCTTCATCTACATCCGCGGCGAGGTGCTGCCGGTGGTGCGCCGGCTGCAGACGGCGGTGGCCGAGGCGTATGCGGCCGGGCTGCTGGGCACCGACATCGGCGGCAGCGGCTTCGACCTGGACATCACCGTGCACGCCGGGGCGGGCGCCTACATCTGCGGCGAGGAGACCGCGCTGATCGAGTCGCTGGAGGGTTACCGGGGCCAGCCGCGGCTGCGCCCGCCGTTCCCCGCGGTGGCCGGGTTGTACGCATCACCGACGGTGGTCAACAACGTCGAATCGATCGCCAGTGTGCCGTCGATCCTGCGCAACGGTCCGGAGTGGTTCCGGTCCATGGGCACTGAGAAGTCTCGCGGGTTCACCCTGTATTCGCTGTCCGGGCACGTCAACCGGCCTGGCCAATACGAGGCGCCGCTGGGCATCACGCTGCGCGAGCTGCTCGCCTACGCCGGCGGGATACGCGACGGGCACCGGTTGAAGTTCTGGACGCCCGGCGGGTCCTCGACCCCGATCCTGACCGAGGAACACCTCGACATCCCGCTGGATTACGAGGGCATGGCGTCGGTCGGATCGATGTTGGGCACCAAGGCATTACAGATCTTCGACGAGACCACCTGCGTGGTTCGCGCAGCCGGACGCTGGTCGGAGTTCTACAAGCACGAGTCCTGCGGGAAGTGCACGCCGTGCCGTGAGGGCACCTACTGGCTGGTGCCGATCTACGAACGGCTGGAGTCCGGCCGCGGCACCCCGGAAGACCTCGACACCCTGCTGGACATCGCCGATGTCCTGTTCGGAAAGTCCTTCTGCGCCTTGGGTGATGGCGCGGCGATGCCGGTGAGGTCGTCGATCCAGTACTTCCGCGACGAATACATCGCCCACCTCGAGGGCGGCTGCCCGTTCGACCCGAAAGCGAGCATGTTCGTGCCAGGTGGATCCAACGGCGGTGTGGCGTGACTCAAACTTCTCACCCGGACGGTCAGGAGACGGTGACCGTCACCATCGACGACCAACAGATCACGGTCCCCAAGGGCACCTTGATCATCCGCGCCGCCGAGCAGCTGGGCATCGAGGTCCCGCGGTTCTGTGATCACCCGCTGCTGGACCCGGTGGCCTGGTGCCGGCAGTGCATGGTCGAGGTGGAGGGTCAGCGCAAGCCCCAGCCGTCGTGCGCGGTGGCCGCCACCGACGGCATGGTGGTGCGCACCCAGCACACCTCGGCCGAAGCCGACCGGGCCCAGCACCTGGTGATGGAACTGCTGCTGATCAACCACCCGCTGGACTGCCCGACCTGCGACAAGGGTGGCGAGTGCCCGCTGCAGAACCAAGCCATGTCCCACGGGCGCACCGAAACCCGGTTCGAAGAGGAAAAGCGCCACTACCCCAAGCCGATCAACATCTCCTCGCAGGTGCTGCTGGACCGGGACCGCTGCATCTTGTGCGCACGCTGCACCCGGTTCGCCAACGAGATCGCCGGGGACAAACTCATCGAGATGATGGACCGCGGCGCCCTGCAGCAGGTCGGCATCTACACCGACACGCCGTTCGACTCCTACTTCTCCGGCAACACCGTGCAGATCTGCCCGGTCGGCGCGCTCACCGGTGCCTCCTACCGATTCCGGGCCCGCCCGTTCGACCTGGTGTCCACACCCACCGTCTGCGAGCACTGCGCCGGCGGCTGCGCCGAACGCACCGACCATCGTCGCGGCAAGGTGATGCGGCGGATGGCCGGCGAAGACCCGGACGTCAACGAGGAATGGAACTGCGACAAGGGCCGCTGGGCGTTCACCTACGCCACCCAGGGCGACCGGATCACCACACCGCTGGTCCGCGATGACAGCGGGAACCTGGTCCCGACTTCCTGGCCGCACGCCGCGGCGGTGGCGGCGCGCGGCCTGGCCGCGGCGCGGGGTCGCACCGGGGTGCTGGTCGGCGGTCGGGTATCGGCCGAGGACGCCTACGGCTACGCCAAGTTCGCCCGGGTGGCGCTGCACACCGATGACATCGACTTTCGGGCGCGCGCGGTGTCCGCCGAGGAAACCGCGTTCCTGGCCGCCCGGGTAGCGGGTCGCGGGATCTCAGGGCCGTCCGGGGTCACCTACGCCGATCTGCAGGCCGCGCCGGTGGTGCTGCTGGCCGGCTTGGAGCCCGAGGAAGAGGCACCGATGGTCTTCCTGCGGCTGCGCAAGGCGGCCCGCAAGAACGCCACGAAGGTGTTCAGCCTGGCGCCGTTCGCCGATCGCGGGCTGACCAAGATGTTCGGCACCCTGCTGGCCACCGTTCCCGGCGGCGAGGCGGCGACGCTGGACGGCCTGCACACCGGCGACAAATCCGATCTAGGGCAGCTGCTCCGCCAACCGGGCGCGGTGGTGTTGGTCGGCGAGCGGCTGGCGGCCTCGCCGGGAGCACTGTCGGCGGCAGTCCGGCTGGCCGAGGCCACCGGCGCGAAGCTGGCCTGGGTGCCGCGCCGTGCCGGTGAGCGCGGCGCGCTGGACGGCGGCGCACTGGCCGGCCTGCTGCCCGGCGGTCGTCCGCTGAGCGACCCTGCCGCGCGGGCCGAGGTAGCGCAGGCGTGGGGTCTCGACAGCCCCGACGAGCTGCCGTCGCAGGCCGGGCGCGACACCGACGCCATCCTGGCGGCCGCCGCCGAGGGGACGCTGGAAGCACTGGTGGTCGGCGGGGTGGAGCCGACCGATTTGGCCGACCCGGCGGCGGCACTGGCCGCCCTGGACGCGGTCGGATTCCTGGTCAGCCTCGAGTTGCGGCACAGCGAAGTCACCGAACGCGCCGACGTGGTGCTGCCGGTCGCTGCCGCGGCCGAGAAGTCCGGAACCTATGTCAACTGGGAGGGCCGCCACCGGCGGTTCGGTGTCGCACTCGGCGACACCGGCGCCCTGCCCGACCGGCGGGTGCTCGACGTCCTCGCCGAGGAGATGGGCGTCGCGCTGGGACTGGCCACGCTGGAGGCGGCACGCGACGAGCTGGCGGGGCTGGGTGTCTGGTCCGGCGAGCGAGTTGCTGCTCCCGACGTCGCCGCGGGTTCACCGCCGCAGCCCGGTACCGGCGAAGCCGTACTGGCCGGCTGGCGCATGCTGCTGGACGAGGGGCGGATGCAAGCCGGCGAACCGAACCTGGCCGGCACCGCCCGCAAACCGGTGGCGCGCCTGTCGGCGACGACGGCCGCCGATATCGGTGTGGCTGAAGGCGAACCGGTCACGGTCAGCACCGACCGCGGCAGCGTCACCTTGCCGCTGGTCATCACCGAGATGCCGGACAACGTGGTGTGGCTGCCGATGAATTCGCACGGCTGCGCGGTGTACCGGGATCTTGGGGTCCCCCTCGGCGCGACGGTACAGATTGGACGCAGATCATGACCGATCCCTGGTGGTTGATGCTGGTCAAGGTACTGGGCGTCTTCGTGTTTCTGATTCTGACGGTGGTCCTGGCGATCGTCATCGAACGAAAAGTCGTGGGCCGCATGCAGATGCGCCCCGGACCCAACCGGGTCGGGCCCAAGGGCTGGCTGCAGAGTCTGGCCGACGCGATCAAACTGGCGCTCAAGGAAGACATCACCCCCTTCAACGTCGACCGGGCGATCTACGCGCTGGCGCCGATCATCTCGACCGTGCCGGCGATCACCGCATTCGCTGTGATCCCGCTCGGCCCGGAGGTCAGCATTTTCGGCCACCACACCGCATTACAGCTGGCGGACCTGCCGATCGCGGTGCTGTTCGTTCTGGCGATGTCCTCGATCGGGGTGTACGGGATCATCCTGGCCGGCTGGTCGTCCGGATCCGCGTACCCACTGCTCGGCGGAATCCGCTCCACCGCCCAGGTGATCTCCTACGAAGTCGCGATGGGCTTGGCGTTCGCGTCGGTGTTCCTCTACGCCGGGACGATGGCGACCTCGGGCATCGTGGCGGCCCAGGACCGGGCCTGGTTCGCGTTCCTGCTGATGCCGTCGTTCCTGGTGTATCTGACCGCGATGGTCGGTGAGACCAACCGGGCACCCTTCGACCTGCCCGAGGCCGAGGGCGAGCTGGTCGGCGGCTTCCACACCGAATACTCGTCGCTGAAGTTCGCGCTGTTCTTCCTCGCCGAATACATCAACATGACCACGGTTTCGGCCGTCGCCGTCACGTTGTTCCTCGGCGGCTGGCACGCTCCGTTCCCGTTCAACATGTGGCCGGCCGCCAACACCGGCTGGTGGCCGCTGCTGTGGTTCACCGCCAAACTGTGGGGCTTCATCTTCGTCTACATCTGGCTGCGGGGCACCCTGCCCCGGCTGCGTTACGACCAGTTCATGGCCCTGGGCTGGAAGATCCTGATCCCCGTGGCGCTGTCGTGGGTGCTACTCGCCGCGGTGATACGCAGCCTGCGCAACGACGGCTACGAGCACTGGCAGCTGGCACTGGCCGCCATCAGCACACTGACCACGGTGGTGCTGCTACTGGTGCTGCATCGCAAGTTCAGTGCGTTGAACAGCCGCCTCGATGAACCGGCGCCGGCGGCTCCCGTCATCCCTTCAGAGGGATCATTCCCGACACCACCGCTGCCGCAACGCAATCCACCGCGGGTCAAGGAGGACGTCAATGGCTAGTTTGAGAGACGCCCTGGCCGGGTTCGGCGTCACCTGGAAGACGATGTTCAAGCGGCCGATCAACGACGGCTACCCGGAACGCAAGAAACCGACGGCGCCGCGTTATCACGGCCGTCACCAGCTCAACCGGCATCCGGACGGGCTGGAGAAGTGCATCGGCTGCGAGTTGTGTGCGTGGGCCTGCCCGGCCGACGCCATCTACGTGGAGGCCGCCGACAACACCGACGAGGAGCGCTTCTCCCCCGGTGAACGCTACGGCCGCGTCTACCAGATCAACTACCTGCGCTGCATCGGGTGCGGGCTGTGTATCGAGGCCTGTCCCACCCGCGCGCTGACCATGACCAACAACTACGAGATGGCCGCCGACAACCGTGCCGAGCTGATCTGGGAACGCGACCAGCTGCTGGCGCCGCTGCAGCCCGGCATGATCGCGCCGCCGCACGCGATGCCGCCCGGCGCCACCGAAAAGGACTACTACTTGGGCAGAGTCAGCCCGGCCGGGCTCGATGCAGACCCGGACCTGTTCGTGATGCTCGACCGGGTGAAGCAGGGCAAAGCCTGATGGGCGCCACGCTGCTCGCCTCCGACATCGTCGTCCGCACCTCCACCGGGGAGGCGGTGGCGTTCTGGATTCTGGGCGTCGTCGCCGTCGTCGGTGCCATCGGCGTCGTCACCGCCGCCAAGGCGGTCTACTCGGCACTGTTTTTGGCGATGACGATGCTGATCCTGGCGGTGTTCTACTTCATCCAGGACGCGATGTTCCTCGGGGTGGTGCAGATCGTCGTCTACACCGGCGCGGTGATGATGCTGTTCCTGTTCGTGATGATGCTGATCGGCGTCGACTCCGCCGAGTCTCTGGTGGAGACCCTGCGCGGCCAGCGGGTCGCCGCCACGCTCGCCGGGACCGGCTTCGGGATCCTGCTGATCGCCGGGATCGGCGGCGCGACCATGCACCTGCGCAGCATCGGCACACCCGCTGCCACCAGCGCCGGCTCGGCGGATCTGAGCCAACACAACGTCGAGGGTCTGGCGGCGCTGATCTTCACCCGCTACCTGTGGGCGTTCGAGCTCACCAGCGCATTGCTGATCACCGCGGTGCTCGCGGCGATGGTGCTGACGCACCGTGAGCGGCTGCAGCCGCGACTGACGCAGCGCGAGCTGTCCATCCTGCGCTTCCAATCCGGCCGGCGAGCGACACCGCTGCCCACCCCCGGCGTCTACGCCCGGCACAACGCCGTCGACATCGCCGCGCGCCTGCCCGACGGGACCTACTCCGAGCTGTCGGTGTCGGACACGTTGACGCACCGCTGGGTCGGTGCCACCGGCAACGCCGAACACGCCAGCAATGGGGAGGAGTCGGGCCAGTGAATCCGGAGAACTACCTGTACCTGTCGGCGATGCTGTTCACCATCGGTGCCACCGGAGTGCTGTTGCGGCGCAACGCGCTGGTGATGTTCATGTGCGTCGAGCTGATGCTCAACGCCGCCAACCTGGCGTTCGTCACCTTCGCGCGGCTGCACTCCCAGCTCGACGGCCAGATGGTGGCGTTCTTCACCATGGTCGTCGCCGCCTGCGAGGTGGTGATCGGCCTGGCCATCATCATGACGATCTTCCGGGCCCGGCGATCCGCCTCGGTCGACGACGCGAACCTACTGCGCGGCTAGGAGTTGGGGAGCTCTATGACGAATCTGAGCCAGCTGAGCTGGCTGCTGGTGGCCCTGCCGACGGCCGGCGCGCTGATCTTGCTGCTCGGCGGGCGCCGAACCGACCGGTGGGGGCACCTGCTGGCCTGCGCCACCGTGCTCGGCTCGTTCGGGATCGGGTTGGCGCTACTGGCCGACATGCTCGGCCGCGGCGGCGAGGACCGGGCGATTCACACGCACCTGTTCAGCTGGGTGCCGGTCGGCGCCCTGCACGTCGACTTCGGGGTGCTGATCGATCAGCTGTCGATCTGCTTCGTACTGCTGATCAGTGGCGTCGGCGCGTTGATCCACATCTACTCGACCGGTTACATGAAGCACGACCCCGACCGCCGGCGCTTTTTTGCCTACCTGAACCTGTTCGTCGCGGCGATGCTGCTACTGGTCGTCGCCGACAACTACCTGGGCCTGTATGTGGGCTGGGAAGGCGTCGGTCTGGCGTCCTACCTGCTGATCGGCTTCTGGTACGCCAAGCCGGTGGCGGCCGCGGCCGGCAAGAAGGCGTTCGTGTCCAACCGGGTCGGCGACATCGGGCTGTCGCTGGCGATGTTCGTGATGTTCGCCGGCTTCGGCACGCTCTCCTACGACGGCCTGTTCGGCGCCGTCGGCGACGCCGGCCCCAGCGGGCTGACCACCGCCATCGGTCTGCTGCTGCTGGTGGGTGCCTGCGCCAAGTCCGCGCAGGTGCCGTTGCAGGCCTGGTTGTTCGACGCGATGGAAGGCCCCACCC is a genomic window of Mycolicibacter heraklionensis containing:
- the nuoE gene encoding NADH-quinone oxidoreductase subunit NuoE; translation: MPPTAGTDGKRIFLQLGRQPEEPNQFNHPGAPTTYSPEVRARLEADAKEIIGRYPQPRSAILPLLHLVQSQDTYVTPAGLSFVAELLGLTSADVAGVASFYSMYRRDPTGKYLVGVCTNTLCAVMGGDAIYDGLKEHLGVGNDQTTADGSVTLQHIECNAACDYAPVVMVNWEFFDNQTPESARELVDKLRDDAEVRPTRGMPLCSFAATERILAGFPDERSDDGQGGAGAATLAGLQVAREHGMTAPEPGSNADRGAK
- a CDS encoding NADH-quinone oxidoreductase subunit J, coding for MGATLLASDIVVRTSTGEAVAFWILGVVAVVGAIGVVTAAKAVYSALFLAMTMLILAVFYFIQDAMFLGVVQIVVYTGAVMMLFLFVMMLIGVDSAESLVETLRGQRVAATLAGTGFGILLIAGIGGATMHLRSIGTPAATSAGSADLSQHNVEGLAALIFTRYLWAFELTSALLITAVLAAMVLTHRERLQPRLTQRELSILRFQSGRRATPLPTPGVYARHNAVDIAARLPDGTYSELSVSDTLTHRWVGATGNAEHASNGEESGQ
- the nuoF gene encoding NADH-quinone oxidoreductase subunit NuoF, giving the protein MTLTKGTPPEGTPLTPVLSSYWDEPESWTLETYRRHDGYVGMKRALAMTPDEVIELVKDSGLRGRGGAGFSTGTKWSFVPQGDEGPAAKPHYLLVNADESEPGTCKDMPLLMATPHVLIEGMIVCCYAIRARHAFIYIRGEVLPVVRRLQTAVAEAYAAGLLGTDIGGSGFDLDITVHAGAGAYICGEETALIESLEGYRGQPRLRPPFPAVAGLYASPTVVNNVESIASVPSILRNGPEWFRSMGTEKSRGFTLYSLSGHVNRPGQYEAPLGITLRELLAYAGGIRDGHRLKFWTPGGSSTPILTEEHLDIPLDYEGMASVGSMLGTKALQIFDETTCVVRAAGRWSEFYKHESCGKCTPCREGTYWLVPIYERLESGRGTPEDLDTLLDIADVLFGKSFCALGDGAAMPVRSSIQYFRDEYIAHLEGGCPFDPKASMFVPGGSNGGVA
- a CDS encoding NADH-quinone oxidoreductase subunit G, whose translation is MTQTSHPDGQETVTVTIDDQQITVPKGTLIIRAAEQLGIEVPRFCDHPLLDPVAWCRQCMVEVEGQRKPQPSCAVAATDGMVVRTQHTSAEADRAQHLVMELLLINHPLDCPTCDKGGECPLQNQAMSHGRTETRFEEEKRHYPKPINISSQVLLDRDRCILCARCTRFANEIAGDKLIEMMDRGALQQVGIYTDTPFDSYFSGNTVQICPVGALTGASYRFRARPFDLVSTPTVCEHCAGGCAERTDHRRGKVMRRMAGEDPDVNEEWNCDKGRWAFTYATQGDRITTPLVRDDSGNLVPTSWPHAAAVAARGLAAARGRTGVLVGGRVSAEDAYGYAKFARVALHTDDIDFRARAVSAEETAFLAARVAGRGISGPSGVTYADLQAAPVVLLAGLEPEEEAPMVFLRLRKAARKNATKVFSLAPFADRGLTKMFGTLLATVPGGEAATLDGLHTGDKSDLGQLLRQPGAVVLVGERLAASPGALSAAVRLAEATGAKLAWVPRRAGERGALDGGALAGLLPGGRPLSDPAARAEVAQAWGLDSPDELPSQAGRDTDAILAAAAEGTLEALVVGGVEPTDLADPAAALAALDAVGFLVSLELRHSEVTERADVVLPVAAAAEKSGTYVNWEGRHRRFGVALGDTGALPDRRVLDVLAEEMGVALGLATLEAARDELAGLGVWSGERVAAPDVAAGSPPQPGTGEAVLAGWRMLLDEGRMQAGEPNLAGTARKPVARLSATTAADIGVAEGEPVTVSTDRGSVTLPLVITEMPDNVVWLPMNSHGCAVYRDLGVPLGATVQIGRRS
- the nuoK gene encoding NADH-quinone oxidoreductase subunit NuoK, coding for MNPENYLYLSAMLFTIGATGVLLRRNALVMFMCVELMLNAANLAFVTFARLHSQLDGQMVAFFTMVVAACEVVIGLAIIMTIFRARRSASVDDANLLRG
- the nuoI gene encoding NADH-quinone oxidoreductase subunit NuoI — encoded protein: MASLRDALAGFGVTWKTMFKRPINDGYPERKKPTAPRYHGRHQLNRHPDGLEKCIGCELCAWACPADAIYVEAADNTDEERFSPGERYGRVYQINYLRCIGCGLCIEACPTRALTMTNNYEMAADNRAELIWERDQLLAPLQPGMIAPPHAMPPGATEKDYYLGRVSPAGLDADPDLFVMLDRVKQGKA
- the nuoH gene encoding NADH-quinone oxidoreductase subunit NuoH, with amino-acid sequence MTDPWWLMLVKVLGVFVFLILTVVLAIVIERKVVGRMQMRPGPNRVGPKGWLQSLADAIKLALKEDITPFNVDRAIYALAPIISTVPAITAFAVIPLGPEVSIFGHHTALQLADLPIAVLFVLAMSSIGVYGIILAGWSSGSAYPLLGGIRSTAQVISYEVAMGLAFASVFLYAGTMATSGIVAAQDRAWFAFLLMPSFLVYLTAMVGETNRAPFDLPEAEGELVGGFHTEYSSLKFALFFLAEYINMTTVSAVAVTLFLGGWHAPFPFNMWPAANTGWWPLLWFTAKLWGFIFVYIWLRGTLPRLRYDQFMALGWKILIPVALSWVLLAAVIRSLRNDGYEHWQLALAAISTLTTVVLLLVLHRKFSALNSRLDEPAPAAPVIPSEGSFPTPPLPQRNPPRVKEDVNG